TCAAAGTCCGACTAGAAAGTGGTGAAATTGGACGAGTGAAAGAAATATTAAGTTAAGAAAGTATATGGGGTCGCGCCGTACACATTTTACAGAATCAGGGGCATCAGAAAGACAATCACAAGGATAGGTCAAATCTGGACTGTTCCGGACGTAGGTGGCTAGTGTAGTGTTACAGTAACGGCTTTACAATGAGCGATCTTTTTCAAAATGGCGTCAACGTTTTTCGCCCAAACGAATGGCTTGGGATTTGCGTTAGTTACGCAAAGATAGTCTTCAATAGCATGAATCTCCATGCTTGTAAAAATATTACTGTAACACTACACTAGGTGGGACGTCCCGGAAAACGGACACGGAGGGCTAAAGCGGGCTCCTGTGAGAGCTCTGTCTACCCTTAAATCAGCACCATTGGAACGCACTACGCAAGAAAGCGAGAGAGGCAGTGAGCCAAAGGTTAGGTGATGAAACAAAAGGAGTGATTGCAATTGTTGTTTCGGCGACTATGTATGGATTCACAGGACTCTTCATCAGATTCCTCACCGGGATCGGGCTAAACGTCTATTCCATCAACTTTGTAGAATATCTAATGGGCACAGTACTCATTTACTTTATTGCGGACAGGTGGGGGGGAAAAATCGAATTGCCTCTGCGAAAAGAATGGCTTTATTTGATGTTCATAGGTTTTTGCTATTTCGGGGTGACGATGACCCTGTTTTATGCCTTCAATTACACCACGATTGCCAACACTGAATTACTGCATTACACTTTCCCAATTTTAACTGTGTTCGGCGCCGCCTTGTTTCTCAACGAAAGGTTAAATGGGCGTAAGGTGTTAGCACTTGTGCTGTCAATGGCTGGATTGGTTTTGATTTTTGATCAGTCATTAAACTTTTCTCAAAAAGTGTTATTTGGGAGCTTTTGTGCCCTTCTATCTGCATTTCCGGTGGCAGCAATGACACTAATCGGCAGAAAGTTAAGAAATCGTTCCGCATATTTCACTACGTTTTGGAGTATAGCCTTTGCCTGCGTTATCTATTTTCCATTTTTCATTTCTAATAACTCCATATCCAACATGCAGCAGGTTGGATATATTTTTGTAGCAAGTGTATTTTTCATAGGCATAACAACGCCGCTATATTTTTACAGTTTAAGACACATCGCTGCTTCAACCACAGCTATACTAATGTTATTCGAAATTATTAGTGGGATAATCATTGGGTTAATCGTCTATCAAGAGGTCCCTCGGCTCGTTAACCTTCTCGGCGGGCTGCTGATAGTGATTAGCTGTGTGTTGGTATTAAGGGATTCCTACAAAAACATCGCAGACGAAATATCATAGCCAGGGGGATAAAGGGGAAAAGGATAAAGTATGCGGGCTTGCGCCTACATATTTTACAGAATCAGTGGGCATCAGAAGGACAGAAGTCAAAGACAGATACGGTAATAACGGAAACGTTTGGCTGACAAAGAAAACAGGATAAGCGGGCAAGAGGGGCTAAAAAATTTTTGGCTCATCGTGAAAGAGTGTGGGTAACTTTCTCTTAAAATAAGACAGGCTTTTTATTATCCCCCTCTTTTCCAAAGAGGGGAATAGAGGAAAGTAAAAAATTACCCACTCGATTACGCGAAGCCCCCAAAAAGAGATTGAGGCCCAGATGAATCAGGAACAGGCTAAAAGTATTCTGAAAAGTTTAAACGGAAAAGTGGCTTTCGTTCTCCTTAAAAATGGGGAGGGTGGACTCTTTACTAAATTAAAAGTATTTGCGCATCAACTATCCGGTCTTTCAGATTTAATAACGATAGAAGAATCATTGGCTAAAAATGGCTCTATCGCTCCGGCCATTAACCTGGCCAATTCATCCCAGGGAAATATCTGCTATGCCGCCCTCCCCGATGGAGGCGAACTCGCCCCCTTTTTAAGAACCCTGGTCCACATGGGAAACAGCACAAATTCCCTTAAAGAAGACACCGTACACTATTTGCTCGGCCTCAACCAGGACGTAACTATCGAGGTTTTGATTACTCAATCCTGCCCGGTCTGCCCCAGAATGGTCGAGCTGGTCAATCAGCTCGCGCTGTGTTCTCATAGGATTAAGGTGTGGATAGTCGATGTGGATTATTTCCCGCATATCCGGGAAAAACATCGCGCCGCCTCAGCCCCCACCACGGTAATCAACGACCGGGTGCAGATCGTCGGCGCTGTAAATGAAAAAGAACTATTAAACTGGATATACAAGGCCCTTTCTGAAGAAGGCTTGCCGGACGTGGTGGCCTCACTTTTAACCATAGGCAATAGCGGAAAAGCGCTGGAGATTATTACTGAAGAGAATAGACCCGACCTCCTCATCGATTTAATGGGCAGGCCGGAGTTCACAGTGAGACTGGGGGCGATGGTAGTCATCGAATCCCTGCAACAGACTGCCCCGGAGAGGATACCCCGGCTTGTCCCTGGTCTTATAAAATTGCTGGACTCGGATATGTTGAACATCCGCGGGGACGCAGCCTTTATGCTGGGCAAGATCGGCGATCCACGCGCCATAGAACCCTTAAGACGTCTGGTGCCCGGAGAACAGAATCCAGACCTCCTGGAAATTGCAAAGGAAGCCCTCGGCAGTCTCCAGGGTCAAGAGGATGTATAGATGGCATGGCAAGAAATAATAATAACCTCTGATGCCGACCTGACTGAGGCCCTGTCTGATTTCTTAATCGATCTTACAGAAAGAGGGATATGTCTGGAAGACCTGCCCGCCTCCTCAAGCCAGACTGCGCCCGCCGCTCAAAGTATTAAGGCCTATCTTCCCCTCGATGAATCCTACGAAAGTAAGATGGCTTCTCTCCATAATTATATAGAAAGCCTGAAAAATATCTTCCCGGATAGCAGCCCGGTCTCTATTACATCTGAAATAATAACGGGAGAAGATTGGGCACATGCCTGGAAGAGCTTTTTTAAGCCCATGCGCCTTACCGAAAGGATTGTAGTCAAGCCCTCGTGGGAGGACTTCACCGCAAAAAAAGAAGATATTGTCCTGGAGATAGACCCCGGGATGGCCTTCGGCACGGGGTCGCATGCCAGTACCCATCTTTCTCTGCGCGCCCTGGAGGACATAATCCTGTCCGAGGCATTCCGTAAGAAATTCTCCAAAATCAAGGCGCTGGATGTAGGCACAGGCACAGGCATACTGGGGATGGCGGCAGCGAAACTTGGGGCAC
This region of Thermodesulfobacteriota bacterium genomic DNA includes:
- a CDS encoding DMT family transporter encodes the protein MSQRLGDETKGVIAIVVSATMYGFTGLFIRFLTGIGLNVYSINFVEYLMGTVLIYFIADRWGGKIELPLRKEWLYLMFIGFCYFGVTMTLFYAFNYTTIANTELLHYTFPILTVFGAALFLNERLNGRKVLALVLSMAGLVLIFDQSLNFSQKVLFGSFCALLSAFPVAAMTLIGRKLRNRSAYFTTFWSIAFACVIYFPFFISNNSISNMQQVGYIFVASVFFIGITTPLYFYSLRHIAASTTAILMLFEIISGIIIGLIVYQEVPRLVNLLGGLLIVISCVLVLRDSYKNIADEIS
- a CDS encoding thioredoxin family protein, with the protein product MNQEQAKSILKSLNGKVAFVLLKNGEGGLFTKLKVFAHQLSGLSDLITIEESLAKNGSIAPAINLANSSQGNICYAALPDGGELAPFLRTLVHMGNSTNSLKEDTVHYLLGLNQDVTIEVLITQSCPVCPRMVELVNQLALCSHRIKVWIVDVDYFPHIREKHRAASAPTTVINDRVQIVGAVNEKELLNWIYKALSEEGLPDVVASLLTIGNSGKALEIITEENRPDLLIDLMGRPEFTVRLGAMVVIESLQQTAPERIPRLVPGLIKLLDSDMLNIRGDAAFMLGKIGDPRAIEPLRRLVPGEQNPDLLEIAKEALGSLQGQEDV
- the prmA gene encoding 50S ribosomal protein L11 methyltransferase, which translates into the protein MAWQEIIITSDADLTEALSDFLIDLTERGICLEDLPASSSQTAPAAQSIKAYLPLDESYESKMASLHNYIESLKNIFPDSSPVSITSEIITGEDWAHAWKSFFKPMRLTERIVVKPSWEDFTAKKEDIVLEIDPGMAFGTGSHASTHLSLRALEDIILSEAFRKKFSKIKALDVGTGTGILGMAAAKLGAHRVLGIDIDPEAIKAASENVQKNALGDKMVVISRDLTEITEKFSIILANITYLELVRLCPLLFARLEEEGVLILSGILADQIRDLSNVYQRHGFSVLSTSREGEWVCAVLTSVHPETTVSGFTLSAVSD